One window of Candidatus Mycobacterium wuenschmannii genomic DNA carries:
- the fadD8 gene encoding fatty-acid--CoA ligase FadD8: protein MSDDLLRHPTHNGHLLVGALKRHKDRPVLFLGDTTLTGGQLAERVSQYTQAFEALGAGTGVTVGLLSLNRPEVLMILGASQTQGYRRTALHPLGSLDDHAYVLSDCGASSLIVDPNPMFVERALGLLEKVDSLKQILTIGPVPEALAGVAVDLSAEAAKYEAKPLVVAELAPDHIGGMAYTGGTTGKPKGVMGTTGNIAAMTQIQLSEWEWPESPRFLMCTPLSHAGAAFFTPTVVKGGEMVVLSKFDPAEVLKTIEEQKITATMLVPSMLYALMDHPDSHTRDLSSLETVYYGASAMNPVRLAEAIRRFGPIFAQYYGQSEAPMAITYLAKGDHDEKRLTSCGRPTLFARVALLGEDGTPVPQGEPGEICVSGPLLAGGYWQLPEATADTFKDGWLHTGDMAREDEDGFYFIVDRVKDMIVTGGFNVFPREVEDVIAEHPSIAQACVVGTPDDKWGEAVTAVVVLRSDAATDDAAIEAMTAEIQAAVKERKGSVQSPKRIEIVDALPLTGLGKPDKKAVRARFWEGAGRAVG, encoded by the coding sequence ATGAGCGACGACCTGCTGCGCCATCCGACCCACAACGGACACCTCCTCGTAGGGGCACTCAAGAGGCATAAGGATCGGCCGGTGCTGTTCCTGGGCGACACCACGCTGACCGGCGGCCAGCTGGCCGAGCGAGTCAGCCAGTACACCCAGGCGTTCGAGGCGCTGGGCGCCGGCACCGGCGTCACCGTCGGCCTGCTGTCGCTGAATCGGCCCGAGGTGCTGATGATCCTCGGCGCCAGCCAGACCCAGGGCTATCGCCGTACCGCGTTGCACCCGCTCGGTTCGCTGGATGACCACGCCTATGTGCTGTCCGACTGCGGCGCCAGCTCGCTGATCGTCGACCCCAACCCGATGTTCGTCGAGCGCGCGTTGGGGCTGCTGGAAAAGGTCGACTCGCTCAAGCAGATCCTGACCATCGGCCCGGTTCCCGAGGCGCTGGCCGGCGTGGCCGTGGACCTGTCCGCCGAGGCGGCCAAGTACGAGGCCAAGCCGCTGGTGGTTGCCGAGTTGGCGCCCGACCACATCGGCGGCATGGCCTACACCGGCGGCACCACCGGCAAGCCCAAGGGCGTGATGGGAACCACCGGCAACATCGCCGCGATGACCCAGATTCAGCTCTCCGAATGGGAGTGGCCCGAGAGCCCGCGATTCCTGATGTGCACCCCGCTGTCGCATGCGGGCGCGGCGTTCTTCACGCCGACCGTGGTCAAGGGCGGCGAGATGGTGGTGCTGAGCAAGTTCGATCCCGCCGAGGTGCTGAAAACCATTGAAGAGCAGAAGATCACGGCGACGATGCTGGTGCCGTCGATGCTCTACGCACTGATGGACCACCCCGACTCGCACACCCGGGACCTGTCGTCGCTGGAGACGGTGTACTACGGCGCCTCGGCGATGAACCCGGTGCGGCTGGCCGAGGCGATCCGGCGCTTCGGGCCGATCTTCGCCCAGTACTACGGGCAATCCGAGGCACCGATGGCGATCACTTACCTGGCCAAGGGCGACCACGACGAGAAGCGGCTGACGTCGTGCGGGCGTCCGACGCTGTTCGCCCGGGTTGCGCTGCTGGGCGAGGACGGCACGCCCGTGCCACAGGGCGAGCCGGGCGAAATCTGCGTCAGCGGGCCACTTTTGGCAGGCGGCTATTGGCAGCTGCCGGAGGCCACCGCCGACACCTTCAAGGACGGCTGGCTGCACACCGGCGACATGGCCCGCGAGGACGAGGACGGCTTCTACTTCATCGTCGACCGGGTCAAGGACATGATCGTCACCGGCGGCTTCAACGTCTTCCCGCGCGAGGTCGAGGACGTCATCGCCGAACATCCGTCGATCGCGCAGGCGTGCGTGGTCGGGACGCCCGACGACAAATGGGGCGAGGCCGTGACCGCGGTGGTCGTGCTGCGCTCCGACGCTGCGACCGACGACGCCGCGATCGAAGCGATGACCGCCGAGATCCAGGCCGCGGTCAAGGAGCGCAAGGGTTCGGTGCAGTCACCCAAGCGGATCGAAATCGTCGACGCGCTGCCGTTGACCGGGCTGGGCAAGCCGGACAAGAAGGCCGTCCGGGCGCGGTTCTGGGAGGGCGCCGGCCGGGCGGTCGGCTGA
- a CDS encoding PPOX class F420-dependent oxidoreductase: MKLNDAAREFIGAGKDATLVTINADGSPQVSLVWVALRSTPDCDELWTAHRSEHQKMRNVWRDPRVAVTIVEPGDIGKTLRPYLTIQGTAHITEGGAPELLTELSTALLDPKVFPPKDTPPGWITHIRIDKVGGIGPWQ, encoded by the coding sequence ATGAAACTCAACGACGCGGCGCGCGAATTCATCGGGGCCGGCAAGGACGCGACGCTGGTCACGATCAACGCGGACGGCAGCCCACAGGTCAGCCTGGTCTGGGTGGCGCTGCGTTCGACGCCCGACTGCGACGAACTGTGGACCGCGCATCGTTCGGAGCATCAGAAGATGCGCAACGTGTGGCGCGACCCCCGCGTCGCGGTGACGATCGTCGAGCCCGGTGACATCGGCAAGACCCTGCGGCCCTACCTCACGATCCAGGGCACCGCTCACATCACCGAGGGCGGGGCGCCCGAACTGTTGACCGAGCTGTCGACGGCCCTGCTCGACCCAAAGGTGTTCCCGCCCAAGGACACTCCGCCGGGGTGGATCACCCACATCCGCATCGACAAGGTCGGCGGCATCGGTCCCTGGCAGTAA
- a CDS encoding alpha/beta fold hydrolase, with product MINLAYDDNGTGEPVLFIAGRGGLGRTWHLHQAPAFLNAGYRVITFDNRGSGATASADGFTTESMVADTAALIEQLGVGPVRIVAVSMGSFIAQELMLARPDLVTQTVLMATRGRLDKARDFFRTAEDELAASGVVIPTAYDAKIRLLESFSPKTLSNDEAVAEWISMFTIWPIKITPGLIRQGWISPQGNHLPSYGGIHTPTLVLGFADDVVTPPHLGKEVADAIPGGKYQLIPDTGHLGFLERPEVVNSAILKFFSSMGY from the coding sequence GTGATCAACCTGGCTTATGACGACAACGGGACGGGGGAGCCCGTCCTCTTCATCGCCGGCCGCGGCGGACTCGGACGCACCTGGCATCTGCACCAGGCCCCGGCATTCCTGAACGCCGGCTACCGCGTCATCACGTTCGACAACCGGGGATCGGGTGCGACGGCGAGCGCCGACGGCTTCACCACCGAGAGCATGGTCGCCGACACAGCCGCGCTCATCGAGCAGCTCGGCGTGGGGCCGGTGCGCATCGTGGCCGTGTCGATGGGTTCCTTCATCGCCCAGGAGCTGATGCTGGCCCGGCCGGACCTGGTGACCCAGACCGTGCTGATGGCGACCCGCGGCCGGTTGGACAAGGCGCGCGACTTCTTCCGCACCGCCGAGGACGAGCTGGCGGCGTCCGGCGTCGTGATCCCGACCGCCTACGACGCCAAGATCCGGTTGCTGGAGAGCTTCTCGCCCAAGACGCTCAGCAATGACGAGGCCGTCGCCGAGTGGATCAGCATGTTCACCATCTGGCCGATCAAGATCACGCCCGGGCTGATCCGCCAGGGTTGGATCTCGCCGCAGGGCAACCACCTGCCGTCCTATGGCGGCATCCACACCCCGACGCTGGTGCTGGGCTTCGCCGACGACGTCGTGACCCCGCCGCACCTGGGCAAAGAGGTCGCCGACGCCATCCCCGGCGGCAAGTACCAGTTGATCCCCGACACCGGGCATCTCGGCTTCCTGGAGCGCCCCGAGGTGGTCAACAGCGCGATCCTCAAGTTCTTCTCCAGCATGGGGTACTGA
- the menD gene encoding 2-succinyl-5-enolpyruvyl-6-hydroxy-3-cyclohexene-1-carboxylic-acid synthase: MNPSTAQARVVVDELIRGGVRDVVLCPGSRNAPLAFALQDADREGRVRLHVRIDERTAGFLAVGLAIAAGTPVCVAMTSGTAVANLGPAVVEANYARVPLIVLSANRPYEMLGTGANQTMEQLGYFGTQVRATISLGLAEDAPEKTDALNATWRSATCRVLVAATGARSANAGPVHFDIPLREPLVPDLDPGPTPPGRPDGKPWTYTPAVSFDQPLDIDLKLNTVVIAGHGAGVRPELAGLPTVSEPTAPPAENPLHPLALPHLRPQQVIMLGRPTLHRPVSALLADPSVPVYALTTGPRWPDVSGNSQATGTRAITTGAPNPDWLKRCADLNAHAVAAVREQLAAHPLTTGLHVAAAVADALRPGDQLVLGASNPVRDVALVGLDAHGVKVRSNRGVAGIDGTVSTAIGAALAHDPSGGRTVALIGDLTFVHDSSGLLIGPTEPVPANLTIVVSNDNGGGIFELLEQGDPRFRDVSARVFGTPHDVDVGALCRAYHIDSKQIELADLGEALDEPAAGMRVLEVKADRSSLRQLHAAIKAAL, encoded by the coding sequence GTGAATCCCTCGACGGCTCAGGCCCGCGTCGTCGTCGACGAACTGATCCGCGGCGGTGTCCGCGACGTGGTGTTGTGCCCGGGCTCGCGCAACGCCCCGCTGGCGTTCGCGCTGCAGGACGCCGACCGCGAGGGCCGGGTGCGGCTGCATGTCCGCATCGACGAGCGGACCGCGGGTTTCCTCGCCGTCGGGCTGGCGATCGCCGCGGGCACCCCGGTCTGCGTGGCGATGACGTCCGGCACCGCCGTCGCGAACCTGGGCCCGGCGGTGGTCGAGGCCAACTACGCCCGCGTGCCGCTGATCGTGCTGTCGGCCAACCGGCCCTACGAAATGCTCGGCACCGGCGCCAACCAGACGATGGAGCAGCTGGGCTACTTCGGCACCCAAGTCCGCGCCACCATCAGCCTCGGCCTGGCCGAGGACGCCCCCGAGAAGACGGACGCGCTCAACGCGACCTGGCGATCGGCCACCTGCCGTGTGCTGGTCGCCGCGACCGGGGCCCGCAGCGCGAACGCCGGCCCGGTGCACTTCGACATCCCGCTGCGCGAGCCGCTGGTGCCCGACCTCGACCCCGGGCCGACCCCGCCGGGGCGGCCCGACGGCAAGCCGTGGACCTACACCCCGGCCGTCAGCTTCGACCAACCGCTCGACATCGACCTGAAGCTGAACACCGTCGTCATCGCCGGCCACGGCGCCGGCGTTCGGCCCGAACTGGCCGGGCTGCCAACGGTTTCCGAGCCCACCGCCCCGCCGGCCGAGAATCCACTGCACCCTCTGGCGCTACCGCACTTGCGCCCGCAGCAGGTGATCATGCTGGGCCGTCCCACCCTGCACCGGCCGGTGTCGGCGCTGCTGGCCGACCCGTCGGTGCCGGTCTACGCGCTCACCACCGGTCCGCGCTGGCCCGACGTGTCCGGCAACTCGCAGGCCACCGGCACCCGCGCCATCACCACCGGGGCCCCGAACCCCGATTGGCTCAAGCGCTGCGCCGACCTGAACGCCCATGCCGTCGCCGCGGTCCGCGAGCAGCTCGCCGCGCACCCGCTGACCACCGGACTGCATGTGGCCGCCGCCGTTGCCGACGCGCTGCGGCCCGGCGACCAGCTCGTGCTCGGCGCCTCGAACCCGGTGCGCGACGTCGCGCTGGTCGGGCTCGACGCCCACGGGGTCAAGGTCCGCTCGAACCGCGGCGTCGCCGGCATCGACGGCACGGTGTCCACCGCGATCGGCGCCGCGCTGGCGCATGACCCGAGCGGCGGGCGGACCGTCGCGCTGATCGGCGACCTGACCTTCGTGCACGACAGCTCCGGTCTGCTGATCGGCCCGACCGAACCCGTCCCCGCCAACCTGACGATCGTCGTCTCCAACGACAACGGCGGCGGCATCTTCGAACTGCTCGAGCAGGGCGACCCACGCTTCCGCGACGTGTCGGCCCGGGTCTTCGGCACGCCGCACGACGTCGACGTCGGCGCGCTGTGCCGGGCCTATCACATCGACAGCAAGCAGATCGAGCTCGCCGATTTGGGCGAGGCGCTCGACGAGCCGGCCGCCGGGATGCGGGTGCTGGAGGTCAAGGCCGACCGGTCCTCGCTGCGGCAACTACACGCGGCCATCAAGGCCGCTCTGTGA
- a CDS encoding alpha/beta fold hydrolase, producing the protein MTQLALKQATIEYAEFGPQDSAYPPVVFVHGVLVDGEMWREVAEKLGRLGYRCIVPTLPLGSHTIPVTDAGALSLQGVAGIVNDAIEALGLSDVTLVGCDTGGGICQLAVDARPDLVGRLVLTNCDAFDQCPPFPFGVVFGLLRGPVSIKALFSTMRLAAVRNSMVGFGLLVSRPDSRVTAGWLAPGLNDKRIRRDLAALLRQIAVTDLTDVANRLTRFDKPVTLVWGQGDVVFKPSLGRRLAAVFSNAKLIEVPGSRTFVSMDEPDAVIDAIAS; encoded by the coding sequence ATGACTCAACTCGCACTCAAGCAGGCAACCATCGAATACGCCGAATTCGGTCCGCAGGACTCGGCCTACCCACCCGTGGTGTTCGTGCACGGCGTCCTGGTCGACGGCGAGATGTGGCGCGAGGTCGCCGAGAAGCTGGGGCGGCTCGGATACCGCTGCATCGTGCCGACGCTGCCGCTGGGGTCGCACACCATCCCGGTCACCGATGCCGGCGCGCTCTCGCTGCAGGGTGTCGCGGGGATCGTCAACGACGCGATCGAGGCGCTGGGGCTGTCGGACGTGACGCTGGTCGGCTGCGACACCGGCGGTGGCATCTGCCAGCTGGCCGTCGACGCGCGACCGGATCTGGTGGGCCGGCTGGTGCTGACGAACTGCGACGCCTTCGACCAGTGCCCGCCGTTCCCGTTCGGGGTGGTGTTCGGCCTGCTGCGTGGGCCGGTCTCGATCAAGGCGCTGTTCTCGACGATGCGACTGGCGGCGGTGCGCAACTCGATGGTCGGGTTCGGACTGCTGGTCAGTCGGCCGGATTCGCGGGTCACGGCCGGCTGGCTGGCGCCCGGGCTGAACGACAAGCGCATCCGGCGCGATCTGGCCGCGCTGCTGCGGCAGATCGCCGTCACCGACCTCACCGACGTGGCCAACCGGCTGACGCGGTTCGACAAGCCCGTCACGCTGGTGTGGGGGCAGGGCGATGTGGTGTTCAAGCCGAGCCTGGGCCGCCGGCTGGCCGCGGTGTTCAGCAACGCCAAGCTGATCGAGGTGCCGGGTTCGCGGACGTTCGTGTCGATGGACGAGCCCGACGCGGTGATCGACGCGATCGCGAGCTAG
- a CDS encoding DUF3592 domain-containing protein, whose translation MVRLARISVLILVGLVTLQSVLLIAGAVRNDVAITRNMGVAEAEVLDAGPRRSTIEFVTPDRVTYRPELGVLYPSELATGMRIYVEYDKLNPNLVRVQHRNAKLAIIPAGSIAVVGWLIAAAALTGLAWVDKRLDRQLVSTSSQPGS comes from the coding sequence ATGGTGCGCCTGGCGCGGATCAGCGTCCTGATTCTTGTCGGGCTGGTCACCCTGCAATCGGTATTGCTGATCGCCGGCGCGGTGCGCAACGACGTCGCGATCACGCGCAACATGGGCGTCGCCGAGGCCGAGGTGCTCGACGCCGGTCCGCGGCGGTCGACCATCGAGTTCGTCACGCCGGACCGGGTCACGTATCGCCCCGAGCTTGGAGTGCTGTATCCGTCCGAATTGGCAACGGGCATGCGGATTTACGTCGAGTACGACAAGCTCAACCCGAATCTGGTTCGCGTGCAACACCGTAACGCCAAGCTGGCGATCATCCCGGCGGGGTCGATCGCGGTGGTCGGCTGGCTGATCGCCGCCGCGGCGCTGACCGGCCTGGCCTGGGTGGACAAGCGACTGGACCGTCAGTTGGTCAGCACGTCCAGCCAGCCCGGATCTTGA
- a CDS encoding DsbA family protein encodes MRSYLGILVTMLGLVMFTTGTARADVPRTFDGNGVLVGSFFAPVQLEIFCEPQCPYCAELEATDGDKLAAALASGRVAITYRWLTFLNARHHNDVSTGLVNALFLAADPATSPTAYQAFVQDLYRHQSHDGPTTDAVAAMARESGLPDLVADRIAARDDAVDPHAVNDANKARLKDEHPDDPGTPTVYNLNTRSVVDLQDPGWLDVLTN; translated from the coding sequence ATGCGTTCCTACCTGGGCATATTGGTCACGATGCTGGGATTGGTGATGTTCACCACCGGTACCGCCCGCGCCGACGTGCCACGAACGTTCGACGGTAACGGGGTGCTGGTCGGGTCGTTCTTCGCGCCGGTGCAGTTGGAGATCTTCTGCGAGCCACAGTGCCCCTACTGCGCGGAGCTGGAGGCGACCGACGGCGACAAGCTGGCCGCCGCGCTGGCGAGCGGCCGGGTGGCGATCACGTATCGGTGGCTGACGTTCCTCAACGCCCGGCATCACAACGACGTGTCCACCGGACTGGTCAACGCGCTGTTCCTGGCGGCGGACCCGGCGACCTCGCCGACCGCGTATCAGGCCTTCGTGCAAGACCTTTACCGCCATCAGAGTCACGACGGGCCGACCACCGACGCCGTCGCGGCGATGGCCCGCGAGAGCGGACTGCCCGACCTGGTGGCCGACCGGATCGCGGCCCGCGACGACGCCGTAGACCCGCACGCGGTCAACGACGCCAACAAGGCGCGGCTCAAGGACGAACATCCCGACGATCCGGGAACCCCGACGGTGTACAACCTGAACACCAGAAGCGTTGTCGACCTTCAAGATCCGGGCTGGCTGGACGTGCTGACCAACTGA
- a CDS encoding o-succinylbenzoate synthase: protein MRVRFRGIMTRELALIDGPAGWGEFCAFLEYGDAEAAHWLAAALDSAYRKPPPPLRDRIDVNATVPAVPAEQVPEILARFPGARTAKVKVAEPGQTLDDDVARVDAVRAQVPTVRVDANGAWTVAQAVDAAKALGPLEYIEQPCATLDELAQVRRRVDVPIAADESIRKAGDPLAVVRAGAADVAVLKVAPLGGISALLDIAAQIDIPVVVSSALDSAVGIAVGLSAAAALPNLNHACGLGTGRLFVEDVAEPVGADDGYLPVAPITPDPARLAALQASPDRRQWWIDRVKACFPLVS, encoded by the coding sequence ATGCGAGTTCGGTTCCGCGGCATCATGACTCGCGAGCTCGCCCTGATCGACGGCCCGGCCGGCTGGGGCGAATTCTGCGCTTTTCTGGAATACGGCGACGCCGAGGCCGCGCACTGGCTGGCGGCCGCGCTCGACTCCGCCTACCGCAAGCCCCCGCCGCCGCTTCGCGATCGCATCGACGTCAACGCCACCGTGCCCGCCGTCCCCGCCGAGCAGGTGCCGGAGATCCTGGCCCGCTTCCCGGGCGCGCGCACCGCGAAGGTGAAGGTCGCCGAACCCGGCCAGACGCTCGACGACGACGTCGCCCGGGTGGACGCCGTCCGCGCGCAGGTGCCGACCGTGCGGGTCGATGCCAACGGAGCCTGGACCGTCGCGCAGGCGGTCGACGCCGCGAAAGCGCTTGGGCCACTGGAATACATCGAGCAGCCCTGCGCCACCCTCGACGAACTCGCGCAGGTGCGCCGCCGGGTCGACGTGCCGATCGCCGCCGACGAGAGCATCCGTAAGGCCGGTGACCCGCTCGCCGTGGTCCGCGCCGGCGCCGCCGACGTCGCGGTGCTGAAAGTGGCTCCGCTGGGCGGGATTTCGGCTCTGCTCGACATTGCCGCCCAGATCGACATCCCCGTCGTGGTCTCCAGCGCGCTGGACTCGGCGGTCGGCATCGCCGTCGGGCTGTCCGCCGCCGCGGCCCTGCCGAACCTGAACCACGCCTGCGGGCTGGGCACCGGGCGGTTGTTCGTCGAGGATGTCGCCGAACCGGTCGGGGCCGACGACGGCTATTTGCCGGTCGCTCCGATCACGCCCGACCCGGCACGCCTGGCGGCATTGCAGGCGTCGCCGGACCGGCGTCAATGGTGGATCGACCGGGTCAAGGCCTGTTTTCCGCTGGTGTCCTGA
- a CDS encoding DJ-1/PfpI family protein: MTQIAIVVYPGFTALDFIGPYEVLQRVPGAEIRFVWHETGPIAAESGVLLIGATHTLAETPSPDIVLVPGGMSTVEHSRDETLLDWVRQAHRTATWTASVCSGSLILATAGLLEGKRATSHWGVLPLLKTLGVNAVGDERVVHEGNIVTCAGVSAGIDLGLWLAGQIAGEERAKAIQLSIEYDPQPPFDSGHMSKASATTKALATAGMAREVNVPTALKAGTQLLWDRAVGAVRTKATRR; the protein is encoded by the coding sequence ATGACCCAGATCGCCATCGTCGTCTACCCGGGATTCACCGCCTTGGATTTCATCGGCCCCTACGAAGTGTTGCAGCGGGTGCCGGGCGCCGAGATCCGATTCGTCTGGCACGAGACGGGTCCGATCGCCGCCGAGTCCGGCGTGCTCCTGATCGGCGCCACCCACACCCTCGCCGAAACCCCTTCGCCGGACATCGTTTTGGTACCCGGCGGGATGAGCACCGTCGAACACTCCCGCGACGAGACGCTGCTGGACTGGGTACGCCAGGCGCACCGGACCGCGACGTGGACGGCGTCGGTGTGCTCGGGTTCGCTCATCCTGGCCACCGCCGGCCTGCTCGAAGGCAAGCGCGCCACCTCGCACTGGGGCGTGCTCCCACTGCTGAAGACGTTGGGCGTCAACGCCGTTGGCGACGAGCGGGTGGTGCACGAGGGCAACATCGTCACCTGCGCCGGGGTGTCGGCCGGCATCGACCTGGGCTTGTGGCTGGCCGGCCAGATCGCCGGGGAAGAACGTGCGAAGGCCATCCAACTGAGCATCGAATACGACCCTCAGCCGCCGTTCGACTCCGGGCACATGTCCAAGGCGTCGGCGACGACCAAGGCACTCGCTACCGCGGGCATGGCCCGCGAAGTCAACGTCCCGACCGCGCTCAAAGCCGGCACCCAGCTGTTGTGGGACCGGGCGGTGGGTGCGGTACGTACGAAAGCCACGCGCCGGTAG
- a CDS encoding amidohydrolase: MAAADVVMYGTVLTVDDARPTAEALAIADGRIVAVGSRSDVAAFVGPSTQTIEIGDGCVMPGFVEAHGHPLMEAIALSDRLVDIRPVTMRDAGQVVDAIRAEVARRGSQGAYLNGWDPLLQNGLPEPTLAWLDEVAPEHPLVIIHNSGHKAYFNSQAAGKAGLTRDTPDPKGAKYGRDADGELDGSAEETGAVFPLLSGAISPSDYPAMLLAECARLNKAGLTTCSEMAFDPSLRPLVEGLRQALTVRLRTYEMSNPKMTTDATPGDGDDMLRQVGIKIWVDGSPWIGNIDLSFPYLDTAATRAIGVTPGSCGCANYTKEQLTEIVGAYYPLGWPMACHVQGDAGVDTILDVYEEALKRHPRDDHRLRLEHVGAIRPEQLQRAHALGVTCSIFVDQIHYWGDVIVDGLFGDERGSRWMPAGSAVATGMRISLHNDPPVTPEEPLRNISVAVTRTAPSGRVLGPEECLTVEQAIRAQTIDAAWQLFADDIIGSLEVGKYADLVVLSADPRAVPPETIADLEVRATFLAGRRVYAP; this comes from the coding sequence ATGGCTGCCGCAGATGTCGTCATGTACGGAACCGTCCTGACCGTTGACGACGCCCGGCCCACCGCCGAGGCGTTGGCGATTGCCGACGGCCGGATCGTCGCGGTGGGCAGCCGCTCTGACGTGGCGGCGTTCGTCGGCCCATCGACCCAGACCATCGAGATCGGCGACGGCTGCGTCATGCCAGGTTTCGTCGAGGCGCACGGCCATCCACTGATGGAGGCCATCGCGCTGTCCGATCGGCTGGTCGATATTCGGCCGGTGACCATGCGCGACGCCGGCCAGGTGGTCGACGCCATCCGTGCCGAGGTTGCCCGCAGGGGGTCGCAAGGCGCCTACCTCAACGGCTGGGACCCGCTGCTGCAAAACGGGTTGCCGGAGCCGACGCTGGCCTGGCTGGACGAGGTCGCGCCCGAGCATCCGCTGGTGATCATCCACAACTCCGGGCACAAGGCGTACTTCAATTCGCAGGCCGCCGGCAAGGCCGGGCTCACCCGCGACACCCCCGACCCCAAGGGGGCCAAGTACGGCCGCGACGCCGACGGCGAACTCGACGGCAGCGCCGAGGAGACCGGCGCGGTGTTCCCGCTGCTCAGCGGCGCCATCTCGCCGAGTGACTACCCGGCGATGTTGCTCGCGGAATGCGCCCGACTGAACAAGGCCGGGCTGACCACCTGCTCGGAGATGGCGTTCGACCCGTCGCTGCGGCCGCTCGTCGAGGGCCTGCGGCAGGCGCTGACCGTCCGGCTGCGGACCTACGAGATGTCCAACCCGAAGATGACGACCGACGCCACCCCCGGCGACGGCGACGACATGCTGCGACAGGTCGGCATCAAGATCTGGGTCGACGGCTCGCCGTGGATCGGCAACATCGACCTGTCCTTCCCCTACCTCGACACCGCGGCGACCCGGGCCATCGGCGTCACGCCCGGCTCGTGTGGATGCGCGAACTACACCAAAGAACAGCTGACCGAGATCGTCGGCGCCTACTACCCGCTGGGCTGGCCGATGGCGTGTCACGTCCAGGGCGACGCCGGCGTCGACACCATCCTCGACGTCTATGAAGAAGCGCTGAAACGCCACCCGCGCGACGACCATCGACTGCGCCTCGAGCACGTCGGCGCGATCCGGCCCGAGCAGCTGCAGCGCGCCCACGCCCTCGGCGTCACCTGCAGCATCTTCGTCGACCAGATCCACTACTGGGGCGACGTGATCGTCGACGGGTTGTTCGGCGACGAGCGTGGATCCCGTTGGATGCCAGCGGGTTCCGCGGTCGCTACCGGCATGCGGATCTCGCTGCACAACGACCCGCCGGTGACCCCCGAGGAGCCGCTGCGCAACATCAGCGTGGCCGTTACCCGTACGGCGCCCAGCGGGCGGGTGCTGGGTCCCGAGGAGTGTCTGACGGTCGAGCAGGCGATCCGGGCGCAGACCATCGACGCGGCCTGGCAGCTTTTTGCCGACGACATCATCGGCTCGCTCGAGGTCGGCAAGTACGCCGATCTCGTTGTGCTGTCCGCAGATCCGCGCGCGGTCCCGCCGGAGACCATCGCCGACCTGGAGGTGCGAGCGACGTTCCTGGCGGGCCGCCGGGTCTACGCGCCGTGA
- a CDS encoding GlxA family transcriptional regulator encodes MTQKVLFVGFPGLQTLDVVGPFEVFAGASQLLAAQGKDGYAPEVVSLDGRSVASETGLSLGAAPLPDPGRPVDTLLLPGGSGARGDRRDQRLIDWIVAAAPHARRIVSVCTGAFLAAQAGLLDGCRATTHWAFADKLADEFPAVDVDPDPIFIRSSDKVWTAAGVTAGIDLALALVEADHGTEVAQTVARWLVLHLRRPGGQTQFAEPVWVARAKREPIRAVQEAVESEPGGAHSITELARLAAMSPRHFTRVFTDEVGEAPGSYVERVRTEAARRQLEQTDDTVVTIATRCGFGTAETMRRNFIRRVGVSPDQYRKAFA; translated from the coding sequence ATGACGCAGAAGGTGTTGTTCGTCGGCTTCCCGGGGCTGCAGACACTGGACGTCGTCGGCCCGTTCGAGGTGTTCGCGGGGGCGTCGCAGCTGCTGGCCGCGCAGGGCAAAGACGGCTACGCGCCCGAAGTTGTGTCCCTCGACGGGCGGTCGGTGGCCTCGGAGACCGGGCTCAGCCTCGGCGCGGCACCGCTGCCGGACCCGGGCCGGCCGGTCGACACGCTGCTGCTCCCAGGCGGCAGCGGAGCTCGCGGCGACCGGCGCGATCAGCGGCTCATCGACTGGATCGTCGCCGCGGCACCGCACGCCCGTCGCATCGTCAGCGTCTGCACCGGCGCATTCTTGGCCGCGCAGGCGGGCCTGCTCGACGGCTGCCGCGCCACCACGCACTGGGCCTTCGCCGACAAGCTGGCCGACGAATTCCCCGCGGTGGACGTCGATCCCGATCCCATCTTCATCCGCAGCTCGGACAAGGTGTGGACGGCCGCGGGCGTCACCGCCGGGATCGACCTCGCGCTGGCGCTGGTCGAGGCGGACCACGGCACCGAGGTCGCGCAGACCGTCGCGCGCTGGCTGGTGCTGCACCTGCGCCGACCGGGCGGGCAGACCCAGTTCGCCGAGCCGGTCTGGGTGGCCCGCGCGAAACGTGAGCCGATCCGCGCGGTGCAGGAGGCCGTCGAGTCCGAACCCGGTGGCGCACACAGCATCACCGAGTTGGCCCGGCTCGCCGCGATGAGTCCCCGGCACTTCACCCGGGTGTTCACCGACGAAGTCGGCGAGGCGCCCGGCTCCTACGTCGAACGGGTCCGCACCGAAGCGGCCCGTCGCCAACTCGAACAAACCGACGACACCGTCGTCACCATCGCCACCCGATGTGGCTTCGGGACGGCGGAAACCATGCGCCGCAACTTCATTCGCCGTGTCGGGGTCTCGCCCGACCAATACCGAAAGGCATTCGCATGA